One window from the genome of Zonotrichia leucophrys gambelii isolate GWCS_2022_RI chromosome 29, RI_Zleu_2.0, whole genome shotgun sequence encodes:
- the AQP5 gene encoding aquaporin-5, protein MKKEILTLAFARAVFVEFLCTLIFVFIGLGSALKWPSALPSILQIALAFGLAIGTLVQAFGHISGAHINPAVTIAFFVGNQISLLRTLLYVVAQLVGAIAGAGILYGVTPANTRGNLAINALNNNITPGQALVVEIILTFQLAACIFASTDNRRSGVGSPALSIGLSVTVGHLVGIYFTGCSMNPARSFGPAVVTRRFSPAHWVFWVGPILGACLASLLYFYILVPYCMNMSDRVAIIKGTYESEEEWEEQREERKKSMELTPP, encoded by the exons ATGAAGAAGGAAATACTAACCCTGGCCTTTGCTCGAGCCGTCTTTGTGGAGTTCCTCTGCACGCTCATCTTCGTCTTCATCGGGTTGGGCTCGGCGCTGAAGTGGCCGTCGGCGCTGCCCAGCATCCTGCAGATCGCGCTGGCCTTCGGGCTGGCCATCGGCACCTTGGTGCAGGCCTTCGGCCACATCAGCGGCGCCCACATCAACCCGGCCGTGACCATCGCCTTCTTCGTGGGCAACCAGATCTCCCTGCTGCGCACGCTGCTCTACGTGGTGGCCCAGCTGGTCGGGGCCATCGCCGGCGCCGGGATCCTCTACGGCGTCACCCCCGCCAACACCCGCGGCAACCTGGCCATCAACGCG CTCAACAACAACATAACCCCAGGCCAGGCCCTGGTGGTGGAGATCATCCTCACCTTCCAGCTGGCCGCCTGCATCTTCGCATCCACGGACAACCGGCGCAGCGGCGTCGGCTCCCCCGCGCTGTCCATCGGCCTCTCCGTCACCGTGGGCCACCTGGTGGGG ATTTACTTCACCGGCTGCTCCATGAACCCTGCGCGCTCCTTTGGGCCCGCCGTCGTCACCAGGAGGTTCAGCCCCGCGCACTGG GTGTTCTGGGTTGGGCCCATCCTTGGAGCTTGCTTGGCCTCCCTGCTCTACTTCTACATCCTGGTCCCCTACTGCATGAACATGTCTGACAGGGTGGCCATCATCAAGGGCACCTATGAGTCCGAGGAGGAGTGGGAGGAGCAGcgggaggagaggaagaagtcCATGGAGCTGACCCCGCCATAG
- the LOC135459255 gene encoding pro-glucagon-like, whose product MVRWLYLSGLVLAVLIPAGGQVAPKDLEELSRWKLLGAQNSQSFLSHVKRHSEGTFTSDFTRYLDRMKAKDFVHWLINTKRYN is encoded by the exons ATGGTGCGGTGGCTGTACCTGTCCGGGCTGGTGCTCGCCGTGCTCATCCCGGCCGGAGGGCAGGTGGCTCCCAAGGACCTGGAGGAGCTGTCCAG ATGGAAGCTGTTGGGAGCCCAGAACTCCCAGAGCTTCCTGTCCCACGTCAAGCGACACTCGGAGGGGACCTTCACCAGCGACTTCACGCGGTACCTGGACAGGATGAAGGCCAAGGACTTCGTGCATTGGCTCATCAACACAAagag gtACAATTAA